The Arachis duranensis cultivar V14167 chromosome 2, aradu.V14167.gnm2.J7QH, whole genome shotgun sequence genome has a window encoding:
- the LOC107472205 gene encoding protein FAR1-RELATED SEQUENCE 5-like, with protein MGEKSPKAVITDGDLAMRDAIKNVLPDATHLLCGWHLQRNACENIKNPNFLRDFKGLIYDNNDHRDFDWRWAAILDKHNLVGSTWMEKTALKEYRNNELIADFKTQCSEPVMITSLEVYERSASRYFTRNIFKEIRNEIQRVGALNINVLSTTLDKVEFSVTALRDPATDRQVEVDRSKNLFSCSCMLFESRGIPCSHVFCAMKFENILEFPDSLIYKRLTKNAKNEFISRKMRVNDDVERVFKFRVGALASNCNKLCDIACKDLADFDEVQSELVNLVIRLQSRKQGKSTRNVKWKASTIPLLSKAKEPLPRSLLGGRREHALIATSTVITTSAI; from the exons ATGGGTGAGAAAAGTCCTAAAGCAGTAATAACAGACGGAGACCTTGCCATGCGAGATGCAATCAAAAATGTTCTTCCTGATGCGACCCATCTGTTATGCGGATGGCATCTGCAGAGAAATGCATGTGAAAATATAAAGAATCCGAATTTTCTGCGTGATTTTAAGGGTCTTATATATGACAACAACGACCACAGAGACTTTGATTGGAGATGGGCAGCCATTTTGGATAAGCACAACCTTGTTGGGAGTACCTGGATGGAAAAGAC GGCCTTAAAGGAGTATAGAAACAACGAATTAATAGCTGACTTTAAGACTCAGTGCTCAGAGCCAGTGATGATTACCTCGCTAGAGGTATATGAAAGATCTGCATCACGTTATTTCACGCGTAACATTTTCAAGGAAATTCGTAATGAGATTCAGAGGGTAGGGGCTTTGAATATCAATGTACTAAGCACAACCTTGGACAAGGTCGAGTTTAGTGTGACTGCTCTCAGAGACCCAGCCACAGATCGACAGGTGGAAGTTGATAGAAGTAAGAATCTGTTCTCGTGCTCGTGCATGCTGTTTGAATCACGTGGTATTCCCTGCAGTCATGTCTTCTGTGCCATGAAGTTTGAAAACATACTTGAGTTTCCAGATTCGTTGATCTATAAAAGGTTAACAAAGAATGCGAAGAACGAATTTATTAGCAGAAAAATGCGTGTGAATGATGACGTTGAAAGGGTCTTTAAGTTTCGAGTTGGTGCATTGGCATCGAATTGTAACAAGCTGTGTGATATTGCTTGCAAGGATCTTGCAGACTTTGATGAAGTCCAGTCTGAACTTGTCAATTTAGTTATCCGCCTGCAGTCACGCAAACAAGGCAAGTCAACTCGTAATGTTAAGTGGAAGGCATCAACGATCCCTTTGTTGTCAAAAGCAAAGGAGCCCCTTCCAAGAAGTCTTcttggaggaagaagagagcATGCTCTAATTGCCACAAGTACGGTCATTACTACAAGCGCTATCTAG